The following are from one region of the Coffea eugenioides isolate CCC68of chromosome 2, Ceug_1.0, whole genome shotgun sequence genome:
- the LOC113761467 gene encoding uncharacterized protein LOC113761467, whose amino-acid sequence MVGPDASDALAVRDTVQQFLNAARTGNLDLFKKLAKQLDDGKGIAQTVADVKDANKRGALHFAAREGKTDMCKYLVEELKLDVNAKDDDGETPLLHAARQGHTATAEYLTECGADSSIPSQLGATALHHSAGIGDTELLKFLISRGVDVDLQSDAGTPLIWAAGHGQQDAVRILLEHRANPNIGTEDDVTPLLSAVAADSLQCLELLIQAGAHVNVTAGGATPLHIAADHGSPEMLECLLKAGANPDSLDEEGVKPIEVAAARGHRRAVEILFPVTSQIPTVSEWSVDGILEHVESETDKVKEVKQVNKQKAVSAPEVTPETRKKASEAKARGDEAFKRKDFSLAVDAYSQAIDFDPTDATLHSNRSLCWLRLGQADHALSDARACRALRPDWPKACYREGAALRLLQKFEEAASAFYEGVTLDPENKELVAAFREAVDAGRKFHEKEKQKS is encoded by the exons ATGGTTGGTCCTGATGCTTCTGATGCTCTCGCAG TGAGGGACACAGTTCAGCAGTTCTTGAATGCTGCACGTACTGGGAATTTAGACCTTTTCAAGA AATTGGCTAAACAACTTGATGATGGGAAGGGAATAGCTCAGACAGTGGCAGATGTTAAGGATGCGAACAAGAGAGGGGCTTTGCATTTTGCTGCCAGAGAGGGCAAGACTGATATGTGCAAGTACTTGGTTGAGGAGTTGAAGCTTGATGTCAATGCAAAAGATGATGATG GTGAGACTCCTCTTCTTCATGCTGCGAGGCAAGGACACACAGCTACTGCTGAATACCTTACTGAGTGTGGTGCTGATTCTAGTATACCCAGTCAATTGGGTGCAACGGCTCTGCATCATTCTGCAGGAATAG GAGATACCGAGTTATTGAAATTCTTAATTTCACGAGGTGTGGATGTTGATTTACAAAGTGATGCTGGTACTCCCCTTATATGGGCTGCTGGTCATGGTCAGCAAGATGCTGTCAGAATACTGCTAGAACACCGTGCTAAT CCGAACATTGGAACTGAAGATGATGTCACTCCTTTGCTGTCTGCGGTGGCAGCAGATTCATTACAATGTCTAGAGTTGTTAATTCAG GCAGGTGCTCATGTTAATGTTACTGCTGGTGGAGCGACTCCTTTGCACATTGCTGCTGACCATGGTAGCCCTGAAATGTTAGAATGTTTACTAAAAGCCGGAGCTAATCCTGATTCCCTTGATGAG GAGGGTGTGAAACCTATAGAAGTTGCTGCTGCAAGAGGTCATCGAAGAGCTGTGGAGATTCTATTTCCTGTAACCTCACAAATTCCAACAGTCTCAGAGTGGAGTGTTGATGGAATACTTGAGCACGTTGAGTCTGAAACTGACAAAGTGAAG GAAGTAAAGCAAGTTAATAAGCAGAAGGCTGTTTCTGCGCCTGAG GTGACACCTGAAACAAGAAAGAAGGCTTCTGAAGCAAAGGCAAGAGGAGATGAAGCTTTTAAAAGAAAAGATTTTTCACTAGCTGTGGATGCTTATTCACAG GCTATTGATTTTGATCCTACGGATGCAACTTTACATTCGAATAGAAGCCTTTGTTGGCTCCGCTTGGGCCAAGCTGATCATGCCTTGTCTGATGCAAGGGCCTGCAGGGCACTAAGACCTGATTGGCCTAAAGCTTGCTACCGTGAAGGAGCCGCTTTGCGTTTATTGCAG AAGTTTGAGGAAGCAGCCAGTGCTTTCTATGAGGGTGTCACGCTTGACCCTGAAAATAAGGAGCTTGTAGCTGCTTTCAG GGAAGCTGTTGACGCAGGGAGAAAGTttcatgaaaaagaaaaacaaaaatcctAA